The Cryptosporangium aurantiacum DNA segment TTGTTGGCGCTCGGCAAGCCGGTGCCGATGTCGAGGAACTGGCGGACGCCGGCGTCCTTGGTCAGGTGGGTCACTGCCCGCCGCAGGAACGCGCGGTTCTCCAGGACCGCCAGGCGGGCCGTCGGGAACGCGGCGGCGATCGCGTCTCCGGACGCGCGGTCGGCGGCGAAGTTGTCCTTGCCGCCCAGCCAGTAGTCGTACCGGCGGGCCGGGTGCGCCGTCGACGTGTCGATCGGGAGCGAGGCCGCGAACTCACTGGTCACTGCTTCTCCCGTACACGATCGTGACGGCTGTTGCCGCGCTTGACGTCATCGTACGGTCCTGGAATCCACTTGTGACACTCGGTGTCCCATTCAGGGCGGGGTCGCTGTCACATTCTCCGGGTCCTCGGTTGTCGGATGCCTGACCGCGCACGACGAGAAGCGGAGGATGTCGTCATGAAGCGAGCACTGCACCGAGCGCTGGTGGATCGCGTTCTGCACGGCGAGGGCCGGGCGTCCGCGCAACTGCGGGCCGGTGCCTTCGACAACGACGGGCTTCCCGCGCCGCTGGACACGCTGATCGGCACGGTCGCCGCGGGGCCCGGACACGTCACCGACGCGGACTTCGCCGCGGCACTCGCGTCGGGCGTGACCGAGGATCAGCTGTTCGAACTGGTGATCTGCGCCGCGGTCGGCCGGTCCTCGCGGTTGTACGACGCGGGGATGGCAGCCCTGGCCGAAGCGACCGCCGGGGGAGGCACCGACTGATGCGCCCCGACGTCCTGAACCGCGGCTACCGTCCGGCGACGAAGCTGATGTTCCGGCTCATCCGGCTGTTCTCCGGCCACCCGATGCCGGACGCGGCCAAGATCGTCTTCTACCGGCCCGACTTCTACGGTGCTCCGGCCAAGAAGTTCACCCACGAGGCGATGCGCGGGCCGTCGGCCTGGTCGGTCGCCGACCGTGAGCTCATGGCGGCGTTCGTGTCCACGGTCAACGGGTCGGCGTTCTGCGTGGCCGCGCACACCGCGACCGCGGCGCGGGCCTACCGGGACGAGGCGCTGGTCGCCGCGGTGCTGTCCGACCTCGAGTCGGCGCCGGTCGCCGAACCGTTGCGGGCCACGTTGCGGATGCTGGGCACGTTGACCGCGGAGGGAACGGTCACCGCCGAGCAGATGCGCACGGTGCTCGCTGCCGGCGTCTCGCCGCAGCAGGTCGAGGACGCGTTGGCGGTCTGCGCCGCGTTCGACACGACCAGCAGGCTCGCCGACGCGTTCGGCTTCGAGTTGCTCAGCGACGAGGGCTTCGAGGCAGGAGCGAAGTACTTGCTCAAGCGCGGGTACCGATAGGAGCACGAGGTGACTGCACCCGATCCCAAGGCTGACTTCCGGCACTACCTGGACGAGGCGCGGAACGTTCTGCTGTGGAAGCTGGACGGGCTGTCGGAGTACGACGTCCGCCGG contains these protein-coding regions:
- a CDS encoding carboxymuconolactone decarboxylase family protein; this encodes MRPDVLNRGYRPATKLMFRLIRLFSGHPMPDAAKIVFYRPDFYGAPAKKFTHEAMRGPSAWSVADRELMAAFVSTVNGSAFCVAAHTATAARAYRDEALVAAVLSDLESAPVAEPLRATLRMLGTLTAEGTVTAEQMRTVLAAGVSPQQVEDALAVCAAFDTTSRLADAFGFELLSDEGFEAGAKYLLKRGYR